TTAAAGGAAAGGTATTCGATATTTACTTAGAGCCTATATCTATTGTAAATGTAACATCTTTACCAGTAAAAACAACCACAGATATTAATGGTAGTTTTACATTAAAAGTAAATAAAAAATTACCTTTTTCAATATTAATAACAGGTGTTGGCTACCAAACACAAACGGTACAAATAACTAAAGAAAATCAAAAAATTAATGTAGTATTAAAAGTAAAAACAAGACTTCAGGAAGTTATTGTTTCCGCTTCGCGTATACCTGAAAGAATATTAGAATCACCTGTAACAATAGAAAGAGTAGGTGCTAGAGATATTAAAAATAATACTTCGCTAAATTTTTATGATGATTTGGTAAATTTAAAAGATGTAGATATACATACAATTGGTTTTAATGTAAAAATGATTAATACAAGAGGTTTTGCATCTTTAGAAAATGTTCGTTTTGTACAGTTAGTAGATGGTACTGATACAGCGAGTCCTTCGGGTAACTTTTCTTTTGGAAATGTAACTGGCTTAAATGAATTAGATGTTATGAATGTAGAGATATTACCAGGAGCAGCATCTGCCTTGTATGGAGCAAATGCTTTTAATGGTATTTTATTAATGCGTAGTAAAAATCCATTTGAGTATGGAGGAATAAGTGCTTATTCTAAATTAGGAATAAGTGAACAGAATCAAAATACAGCAGAAATAAATGCTTTTAATGATACAGGAGTTCGAATGGCTTATGCTTTTAATGATAATTTTGCCGCTAAAGTTAATTTTAGTCAAACAATTGCTGAAGAATGGAATGCTGTTGATACTAGAAATATCGATTTAGATGGAAATATAGGGCTTGGAAATAGAGATAATACTACAGCTTATAACGGAGTAAATGTATATGGTGATGATTCGAACGTTGATCTTAAAAGTATTTTATTATTTTTAGAAGAAGGTGGTGTTATTACACCAGGGATAACTAAAAAAGTACCAAACTCTAGAGTTTCAAGAACAGGAATTGATAATAATAGCTTAGTAAATAATCATATGAAATCTGTATTTTTTGATGGTTCTTTATATTTTAGACCTACGGGGAAAAAAATCTTGAACTTATATGGAACTCAAAATATTCTTATGGTGATAATACCTTACAAGGAGATACTCGTTATGTTCAAGAAGGTGCTTTATTTCAGCAACATAAATTAGAGCTAAAATCGAAGTATGTAACTGCAAGAGGATATTATGTGAATTTTAATCAAGGAGATAAATCGTTTAATACCGTTTTATTGGCCGAAGGTATTAATAATTCTTATTCAATAGATGATATCTGGTATCAAGATTACGGAGCAGTTTATGGGAATACATTTGAAACGGCAATACAAACTAATAGTGTAGAACAGGCAGATATCATGGCACATGAACAAGCTAGAATTTATGCTGAACGACATAAAAATGGTACTATTGATGCCATTTCTAATACCTTAAAAAATAAAAATATAAGTGATGGAGGTGCTAAAACTACAGATAATTCTAGCTATATAAATGGTGATATTGATTTTAACTTGACTGATGTTGTTACGTTTGCAGACATTCAAATGGGAGCAACTTATAGACAACATAAATTAAATTCAAAAGGTCAGTTATTTACAGATTTAAATGATCCAATTATTTATGATTCTTATGGTATTTACACACAGGTAATTAAAAAATTAGTTGATGATCGTTTAAGGTTAACAGGTTCTATTCGTTATGATAAATCAACAAATTTTAAAGGGAATTATTCTCCTCGAATTTCAGCTACTTATGCATCAGGTGTAAATAGAAATCATAATTTTAGAGGATCTTATCAAACAGCCTTTAGAAACCCAACATCTGCAGATCAATATGCAGATCAAAATTTAGGAAGTCGTATTTTTGAAGTTGGTAATGTGTCTGGAAATTTAGAGCGTTATGTATCTAGAACAATAGCCTTAAGACCTGGTAGTCCAGGGATTCCTGTAGTTGGAACATCAGTAAGTTTAACAGGGAAACAGATAGTAGAAAATTCATATACTTTAAATTCACAACAATCATTTAGTAACGCAGTTATTGAAAGTATAGATAATAATATTAGTCCACTATTAGCAATTCAGAATAATGTAGGACTTTTAGAAAAGGCTACAATTAATCCATTAAGAACAGAAAAAGTAAAAACATTTGAAACAGGGTATCGAAGTTCTTTTGATTTATTTGGTAGTTTATTTGAGATTGATGTAAATGGATACTATAGTATTGTAGAAGATTTTATTGTAACTAAAATAGTAAGTACTCCCTTATTTGGAGATATAAATCAAGGAAGTACAGACCTTTTAGCACCTTTTGCAATTGGAAGATATGATTATGCTCAATTTGCTTTTAGAGTTAATAGTCCACAAAATCATGATTATTATGGAGGTGGTATTTCTTTAAGTACTGCTGTTTTAGACGGGCTAAATATTGGTGTGAATTATATGTATAATAAATTTAAAGAACATCAAAAAGGAGGTGATATTTATGAAACAGGAAGCTTTTTTAATACACCAGAACACAAGTTTCGAGCTTCTTTAGGAAAAGAAACTGTTTTTAAAAATGTAGGTTTTAATATAAATGCACGCTGGCAAGATAGTTTCCTATGGAGTTCAAATGCTGTAAATAGTGTTATATCTGCTAGAACAGTATTAGATGCACAAATAAATTTGAGAGTTCCTACTATAAAATCTACTTTTAAAGTGGGGGGAACCAATTTATTTGGTACACCTTATTTAACAGCTCCTGGTATTGGTGAAATAGGATCTGTATATTATGTTTCTTGGAAAATAAATGATTAAAAAATAGATATCTTTAATAGTACAAAAAACAGTTTTCTTTTTTAAGAAAACTGTTTTTTATAAGTTATACTTTAACTATTGATTCGTTACTAATTAATGGTTTGTTACTAAAACGTAATAATAATTGTGCTACAGCTATAGTATCTCGTTCACAATAACTCACAATTTTAGGTAAGTTTTTTTCTTTATAATAAACTTTAGCCACTTCACTTCCGTTAATATCTTGTTTTGGTGAAGGAATATCTAAAATAGCTGTTAATAAATTTAAGGAAGTATAGTGTTTATAATCGCCAAATTTCCATAATTCTAAGGTATCTAAATGTGGAACTTCCCAAGGTTTTTTTCCAAATAAATTTAGCTTTTTAGGTAATTCAATTCTGTTTATAATCACGCGACGAGCTATATATGGAAAATCAAATTCTTTACCATTATGAGCACATAATAGTTGTTTTTCTTTATTAAAATGTGTGTCAAGTAATTTTTTAAAATCTATTAAAATACGCTCTTCATCATCACCAGAAAAAGAAGTAATTCGAAGCTGATTTTCAGATGATTTATTAACAAAATACCCAACAGAGATACATATTATTTTTCCAAATTCTGCCCATATACCAGCTTTGTGATAAAAATCTACTGCTTCAATATCTTCTTTTCGCTGATATTCAGTTTTTAAGGCATACAGTTTTTGTTTTTCTTCGGATAAATCAGAAAAAAACTCTTTTTCAGGAACAGTTTCAATATCTAAAAATAAAATATTTTCTAGTTCTATTTTATGTAGCATTTTTTATTTTTTAAAATAATTAGATTGTCTTTAAATAGTAATTATACTTGTTTATTTGAATAACAATAATTACTTAATTCTTTCTGGTTTTTTGATGAAAAATCAATTTTTATAAAGATACAAAAACCTTTATCACAATATGTGCCACTATTTAAGCAAAGGTTTATGAAAGATTAAATGAATGTTAAGTTAAAGAAGATGGTGTACAATTTATAATTTTATAGTTACTTTTGGGTAACATAATATAAAATGACTTATGAACACGAATGATGTTAAAATTTTACTAGTTGATGATGAGCCAGATATCTTAGAAATAGTAGGATATAACTTAAAATCAGAAGGGTATCAGGTTTTTACAGCCAATAATGGTGCTGAAGCAGTAAAATTAGCAAAAAAAGTAACCCCGCATTTAATATTATTAGATATTATGATGCCTCAAATGGATGGTATTGAAGCCTGTGAGAAAATTAGAAATATCAAATCTTTAGAGAATGTAATTATTTCTTTTTTAACTGCTAGAGGTGAAGATTATTCACAAATGGCAGGTTTTGATGCTGGTGCTGACGATTATATTACTAAACCTGTAAAACCGAAAGTATTAGTAAGTAAAATAAAGTCTTTATTAAGACGTTTAAAAACAGAAGATAAAACAGCTGCAACAACAACATTAGGAGATATTGTTATTAATAGAGATGAATACATTGTATTAAAAGGTGATAAAAAAATTGCTTTACCTAGAAAAGAATTTGAATTGCTATCATTATTAACATCAAAACCAGGAAAGGTATTTAAAAGAGAAGTGATTTTAGATAGCGTTTGGGGTAATGAAGTTGTTGTTGGAGGAAGAACTATTGATGTTCATATTCGTAAACTTCGAGAAAAAATAGGAGATGATTTTTTCAAAACTGTTAAAGGTGTTGGATATAAATTTGTTTTAGAAGGGGAAGACAAGTAAAAATAACTAAAAATAAATAGATATAGATTGCTGAAAAGCAATCTATTTTTTTATAATGAAAAAAATTAAAAAAACATATCGTTACGCGCTTTGGTCAGCATTTTACTCTACTTCAATTTCTGTAATAATTGCTTTATTATCGTACTTTATTTTAATTGATTTATTAGGTATATGGGCTGTTGTTATTTTTGGAATTTTAATGTTTATTGTTTTATTTTTGATTATTCAATACAGAGCTGAACATTTTATTTATCAAAGAGTAAAAAAATTATATGAAGATATTTCTATTTTAGATGTTAATGATTTAGAAAGAAAAGATGTTACAACAGATGTTGAGGCATTAACCAAAAGCCTACAAACATACGTAGAAGATAGAAGTAAAGAAATAGTAGTATTAACACAAAGAGATTCTTTTAGAAGAGATTTTTTAGGAAACGTAGCACACGAGTTAAAAACGCCACTTTTTACAATACAAGGGTATATTTTAACTTTGATTGAAGGCGCAGCCGAAGACAAAGAAATCCGTACAAAATATTTAGGAAGAGCTAATAAAGGCGTAGAAAGATTGACTTCTATTATTAAAGATTTAGACACGCTTGCTAAATTGGAAACTGAAGGAATGAAAATGAATATTCAAACCTTTAATATTGTAGAGCTTATTCAAAATGTTTTTGATTTATTTGAAATGAAAGCTAAAAAACGAAACATTACTTTGTTATTTGATACAATTTATGAGTTTCCTCGTTTTGTTAGAGGTGATGTTGAGCGTATTGAACAAGTTTTAATTAACCTAATAGTTAACTCTATTAAATATGGTAAAGTAGGAGGTATTACTACAGCAAGTATTGAAAGTTACAGCCCTAATAAGTTTATTATTAAAATAACTGATAATGGAGAAGGTATTAAAGAAGATCATATATCACGTTTATTTGAACGTTTTTATCGAGTAGATCAAAGTCGTTCTCGTGAACAAGGAGGTTCTGGTTTAGGTTTATCAATTGTAAAACATATTATTGAAGCTCATAACGAAACCATTTTACTAAAAAGTGATTATGGTAAAGGATCAGAGTTTTCTTTTACTTTAGAAAAAGCAATGTAATAAAAAAGGAGTTGATTTAATCAACTCCTTTTTTTATGATTTTATTTACTATTTATACTAAATCAAATCCAATATCTTTTCTGTAATTCATTCCTTCAAAAGAAATTTTGTCGATGCTTTTGTATGATTTATCAAGTGCTTCTTGAATAGAATCTCCAAAAGAAGTAACCGCCATAACTCTTCCTCCATTTGAAACTACTTTACCATCTTTTTCTGTTGTTCCTGCATGAAAAACAATAGAATCTTCAGCTAAATCGAAACCAGTAATTTCTTTACCTTTTTCATATGCTTCAGGATATCCACCTGCAACTAACATTACTGTTGTTGCGGTTTGAGAAGTTACTTCGTATGATTTTTCATCTAAAGTTCTATTTGCAACACCTTCGAATAAATCAACTAAATCAGATTCAATTCTTGGTAAAACAACTTCTGTTTCAGGATCTCCCATACGAACGTTATATTCTACAACAGATGGATTTCCGTTATCGTTCATTAATCCGATAAAAATAAATCCACGGTAATCAATTCCATCTTTCTGTAAACCATCAATAGTTGGTTTAACTACTAAATCTTCTACTTTTTGTAAAAAATCATCTGTAGCAAAAGGAACAGGAGAAATAGCACCCATTCCACCAGTATTTAAACCAGCGTCTCCTTCACCGATACGTTTGTAATCTTTTGCAGAAGGTAAAATTTTATAATTTTTTCCATCTGTTAAAACGAATACAGAAAGCTCAATTCCTTTTAAAAATTCTTCAATAACAACGGTTGCTGAAGCTGCTCCAAATTTTTCATTTGAAAGCATTTCTTTTAATTCAGCTTTTGCTTCATCTAAATCAGTTAAAATTAAAACACCTTTACCACCAGCTAATCCATCAGCTTTTAAAACATAAGGAGGAGTTAAAGTTTCTAAAAAAGCTTGTCCTTGTTGTAAAGTTTCAGCCGTAAATGATTCATACTTTGCAGTAGGAATATTGTGCTTAATCATAAACTGTTTAGAAAAATCTTTACTACCTTCTAATAAAGCTCCGTCTTTTTTAGGACCAATAATAGCAATATTTTTTAACTCGTTATCAGCTAAAAAGAAATCATGAATACCTTCTACTAAAGGAGCTTCAGGACCTACAACAACCATATTAATTTGGTGTTGTAAAACAACTTCTTTTACTTGATTAAAGTTTGTTGGATTGATTGCAATATTTGTTGCAACCTCACTAGTACCTGCATTACCAGGTGCTACAAAAAGTTTTTTTGTTTTATTACTTTCTGAAAGTTTTTTTGCAAAAGCATGTTCTCTACCTCCTGACCCTAAAATTAAAATATTCATTGTGTATGTGTTGTATTGTTGTAAATGCAAATATAAAATAAGAAAAAAGGCTATTTTAAAAAATAGCCTTTAATTGTTAAAATAATTATTAAAATATTTGTTCTAGTATTTTTTGTGTAATTACATAAGTGGGTAACACTCCGCTCATACCTAAACCTCCAGAGGCAAGAGTAGCACCTGTTTCTAGTGGATTATCAGAGGCGTAATAGGCGTATCTTACTTTAATATCTTCTCTAACATTACCTCTAATTTTAGATGCAGATTGAATTGCTTTCTGATAATGTGCCCCTTCCATTTCTAAACCGATAACATTCCATGTTGAATCATGAAAAAACTTCAATAAATCTTTATTTTGTAAAGAAGTTCCAAGTACACTAACCATAGCGCCATCAAAAACATTTACGCCAAAGCCTTCTAAATCTTCTTTTGATAATTCATTTTTAAACGGATAATTATCCGCAGTACCTTCAAAAATGTGTGCCGAAGGAATCATAATATCACCTTTTCCACCTTCTAAAATTCCTGCTTTTCCCATTATAGAAACAGAATCAACATTTAAGTGAATCCTTTTTCCATCGGTTTTATACGGTTTTAATAATTCATCCATAGTTTCAAAAGCTTGTTCACCAAAAGCATAATCCATTACTATAAGTACTGGTTTTTGTCCTTCGGAATTTACTTTTTTAAAGGAAGTAGTATCAAAATTTATTTTTTCGGTATCAATAATTTGAACATTAATATTTGTTCCTGAAGTATCTTTCAAATAAATCAGTCCATTTTCTGAAGCATAATTTTTAACAGTTTCTTGTAAATTATGACTATCACTATTACTTAATACTTCAAAAAGTTCAAAGCCTTTATTATTTTTAGCTTCTTTAGGTAGGGCATTTTTTGCATAAATACTATTCATAACGCTGTGCATATTGGCACTAATAATATGAATAGGACGTTTTAATAAGTTATTATCAAGCAACGATTTTTTAATAGTATTTGCCCAAATTTCACCATAAATATGATGTCCAATTTCTTCTATTAAAGCAGTACTAAATTTTATAGAACGTTTGTTGTCGTTTGTTGTTTCGTTAATTGCTAGTTTACCTAACCAATATATTAAGTGAAAAAATCTGTTAGGATTTTCTTCGGATGAAAAGGTATTGTAAGTTGTATATACCTCATCATAAGTTCTTCCTAAAATGTTTCCAAGATGTACAACAATTACATCTTTTTCTTCATCCGTAAGTGTTTTATTATAAATTACAATATCTTCTAAAAGAAGCCATTCTCTAATAAAACCATCTTCGG
The Tenacibaculum pacificus DNA segment above includes these coding regions:
- a CDS encoding DUF6909 family protein, yielding MPNPNYKERTRAQESTNAIEKLYISMRHLFSRGFYKPMGISGETLRKSLLQLRPEIYGSIAESKIELNGLVYIIERLPEGIEECQFINLTADEGYRNSKFKTIVPPKRRRNCYRIDKDQMNIEITRGRSEIYDILTHITFLFIESHKIKDRVISDTEDGFIREWLLLEDIVIYNKTLTDEEKDVIVVHLGNILGRTYDEVYTTYNTFSSEENPNRFFHLIYWLGKLAINETTNDNKRSIKFSTALIEEIGHHIYGEIWANTIKKSLLDNNLLKRPIHIISANMHSVMNSIYAKNALPKEAKNNKGFELFEVLSNSDSHNLQETVKNYASENGLIYLKDTSGTNINVQIIDTEKINFDTTSFKKVNSEGQKPVLIVMDYAFGEQAFETMDELLKPYKTDGKRIHLNVDSVSIMGKAGILEGGKGDIMIPSAHIFEGTADNYPFKNELSKEDLEGFGVNVFDGAMVSVLGTSLQNKDLLKFFHDSTWNVIGLEMEGAHYQKAIQSASKIRGNVREDIKVRYAYYASDNPLETGATLASGGLGMSGVLPTYVITQKILEQIF
- a CDS encoding TonB-dependent receptor plug domain-containing protein, with amino-acid sequence MIRLLITGVVFFYATLLTAQVTVKGKVFDIYLEPISIVNVTSLPVKTTTDINGSFTLKVNKKLPFSILITGVGYQTQTVQITKENQKINVVLKVKTRLQEVIVSASRIPERILESPVTIERVGARDIKNNTSLNFYDDLVNLKDVDIHTIGFNVKMINTRGFASLENVRFVQLVDGTDTASPSGNFSFGNVTGLNELDVMNVEILPGAASALYGANAFNGILLMRSKNPFEYGGISAYSKLGISEQNQNTAEINAFNDTGVRMAYAFNDNFAAKVNFSQTIAEEWNAVDTRNIDLDGNIGLGNRDNTTAYNGVNVYGDDSNVDLKSILLFLEEGGVITPGITKKVPNSRVSRTGIDNNSLVNNHMKSVFFDGSLYFRPTGKKILNLYGTQNILMVIIPYKEILVMFKKVLYFSNIN
- a CDS encoding TonB-dependent receptor domain-containing protein, which translates into the protein MWNSKYSYGDNTLQGDTRYVQEGALFQQHKLELKSKYVTARGYYVNFNQGDKSFNTVLLAEGINNSYSIDDIWYQDYGAVYGNTFETAIQTNSVEQADIMAHEQARIYAERHKNGTIDAISNTLKNKNISDGGAKTTDNSSYINGDIDFNLTDVVTFADIQMGATYRQHKLNSKGQLFTDLNDPIIYDSYGIYTQVIKKLVDDRLRLTGSIRYDKSTNFKGNYSPRISATYASGVNRNHNFRGSYQTAFRNPTSADQYADQNLGSRIFEVGNVSGNLERYVSRTIALRPGSPGIPVVGTSVSLTGKQIVENSYTLNSQQSFSNAVIESIDNNISPLLAIQNNVGLLEKATINPLRTEKVKTFETGYRSSFDLFGSLFEIDVNGYYSIVEDFIVTKIVSTPLFGDINQGSTDLLAPFAIGRYDYAQFAFRVNSPQNHDYYGGGISLSTAVLDGLNIGVNYMYNKFKEHQKGGDIYETGSFFNTPEHKFRASLGKETVFKNVGFNINARWQDSFLWSSNAVNSVISARTVLDAQINLRVPTIKSTFKVGGTNLFGTPYLTAPGIGEIGSVYYVSWKIND
- a CDS encoding response regulator transcription factor: MNTNDVKILLVDDEPDILEIVGYNLKSEGYQVFTANNGAEAVKLAKKVTPHLILLDIMMPQMDGIEACEKIRNIKSLENVIISFLTARGEDYSQMAGFDAGADDYITKPVKPKVLVSKIKSLLRRLKTEDKTAATTTLGDIVINRDEYIVLKGDKKIALPRKEFELLSLLTSKPGKVFKREVILDSVWGNEVVVGGRTIDVHIRKLREKIGDDFFKTVKGVGYKFVLEGEDK
- a CDS encoding sensor histidine kinase, whose translation is MKKIKKTYRYALWSAFYSTSISVIIALLSYFILIDLLGIWAVVIFGILMFIVLFLIIQYRAEHFIYQRVKKLYEDISILDVNDLERKDVTTDVEALTKSLQTYVEDRSKEIVVLTQRDSFRRDFLGNVAHELKTPLFTIQGYILTLIEGAAEDKEIRTKYLGRANKGVERLTSIIKDLDTLAKLETEGMKMNIQTFNIVELIQNVFDLFEMKAKKRNITLLFDTIYEFPRFVRGDVERIEQVLINLIVNSIKYGKVGGITTASIESYSPNKFIIKITDNGEGIKEDHISRLFERFYRVDQSRSREQGGSGLGLSIVKHIIEAHNETILLKSDYGKGSEFSFTLEKAM
- the purD gene encoding phosphoribosylamine--glycine ligase, producing the protein MNILILGSGGREHAFAKKLSESNKTKKLFVAPGNAGTSEVATNIAINPTNFNQVKEVVLQHQINMVVVGPEAPLVEGIHDFFLADNELKNIAIIGPKKDGALLEGSKDFSKQFMIKHNIPTAKYESFTAETLQQGQAFLETLTPPYVLKADGLAGGKGVLILTDLDEAKAELKEMLSNEKFGAASATVVIEEFLKGIELSVFVLTDGKNYKILPSAKDYKRIGEGDAGLNTGGMGAISPVPFATDDFLQKVEDLVVKPTIDGLQKDGIDYRGFIFIGLMNDNGNPSVVEYNVRMGDPETEVVLPRIESDLVDLFEGVANRTLDEKSYEVTSQTATTVMLVAGGYPEAYEKGKEITGFDLAEDSIVFHAGTTEKDGKVVSNGGRVMAVTSFGDSIQEALDKSYKSIDKISFEGMNYRKDIGFDLV
- a CDS encoding 3'-5' exonuclease encodes the protein MLHKIELENILFLDIETVPEKEFFSDLSEEKQKLYALKTEYQRKEDIEAVDFYHKAGIWAEFGKIICISVGYFVNKSSENQLRITSFSGDDEERILIDFKKLLDTHFNKEKQLLCAHNGKEFDFPYIARRVIINRIELPKKLNLFGKKPWEVPHLDTLELWKFGDYKHYTSLNLLTAILDIPSPKQDINGSEVAKVYYKEKNLPKIVSYCERDTIAVAQLLLRFSNKPLISNESIVKV